In Nitrospira sp., a single genomic region encodes these proteins:
- a CDS encoding response regulator transcription factor: MRRPEAKTIRLLLVDDHEVLRIGLRTLFTEAGGFDVVGEAGTVAGAVTEALRLKPDIALMDVRLPDGSGIEACRSIRAAQPDIAVLFLTSFADDNAVLATILAGAGGFLLKEVSGDHLINAVKMVAGGQSILDRGATQRVLAHVQTMTGGTAADQRDPLSPQEQRVLALVAEGLTNKEIAASLSLSDKTVGNYLGHIFQKLHVTRRTQAARYFTQRLPNK, from the coding sequence ATGCGTCGGCCTGAGGCCAAGACGATCCGGCTGTTGCTGGTGGACGACCATGAGGTGTTGCGCATCGGCCTGCGCACGCTGTTTACCGAAGCCGGAGGATTCGATGTCGTCGGAGAAGCGGGTACCGTGGCCGGCGCGGTCACTGAGGCCCTGCGGCTCAAACCGGATATCGCGCTGATGGATGTACGCCTGCCGGACGGCAGCGGAATCGAAGCCTGCCGATCGATCCGCGCGGCGCAGCCGGACATCGCCGTGCTGTTTTTGACCTCCTTTGCGGACGACAACGCAGTGCTGGCGACGATCTTGGCCGGAGCCGGTGGATTTCTCCTCAAGGAGGTCAGCGGCGATCACCTGATCAATGCGGTGAAGATGGTGGCCGGCGGTCAATCGATTCTGGATCGCGGCGCGACGCAGCGGGTGCTGGCCCATGTGCAAACGATGACGGGCGGGACCGCCGCAGACCAGCGGGATCCCCTCTCGCCCCAGGAGCAGCGGGTCTTGGCGCTGGTGGCCGAAGGGCTGACCAACAAGGAAATCGCCGCCTCGCTTTCGCTGAGCGACAAGACGGTCGGCAACTATCTCGGTCATATCTTCCAGAAGCTCCACGTCACGCGCCGCACGCAGGCGGCGAGATACTTCACCCAGCGACTTCCCAACAAATAG
- the ftsH gene encoding ATP-dependent zinc metalloprotease FtsH, with protein sequence MNRKVSFSIWYVFLAIWAVILLHDFISTLNKIEEIPYSRFKTLVAENNVTEVAVSAQTITGKLKPVGETKGESKEAAREPQLFTTIRIEDPDLVRDLSGHGVTVTGVIESTFLRDLLSWILPALVFVGIWFFFIQRLGQAQGGFMRVGQSKAKIYMEKDIKVTFADVAGVDEAKEELREVVEFLKTPEKFTKLGGKIPKGILLVGPPGTGKTLLARAVAGESGVPFFSISGSEFVEMFVGVGAARVRDLFEQAKSKAPCIIFIDELDALGKARGMGPMAHEEREQTLNQLLVEMDGFDPRIGVILMAATNRPEILDPALLRAGRFDRHVLVDRPDKNGRLAILKVHARSVALGPDADLGIIAGMTPGFSGADLANVINESALLAVRRGKDRVGSEELQEAVERVIAGLEKKNRVLNKMEKERVAYHETGHALVALSIPGSDQVQKISIIPRGISALGYTLQLPTEDRFLMAKSELENKIAVLLGGRTAEELIFGEASTGAQNDLLKATDIAKSMVKAYGMSEKIGTVTLEQERQPQFMQIQSPAEKGDYSEETAREIDCEVRRIIDGEYERVKRLLAEKKAALEEGAKLLLEREVITGEQLKAIMDNR encoded by the coding sequence ATGAACAGAAAAGTCTCGTTTTCCATTTGGTACGTCTTTCTCGCGATCTGGGCCGTCATTCTCCTGCACGATTTTATTTCGACGCTGAACAAGATCGAAGAGATTCCCTACAGCCGGTTCAAGACGCTGGTCGCCGAGAACAACGTCACCGAAGTCGCCGTCAGCGCCCAAACCATCACCGGCAAGTTGAAACCGGTGGGAGAGACCAAGGGAGAATCGAAAGAAGCGGCAAGGGAGCCGCAGCTCTTCACGACCATCCGGATCGAGGATCCCGACTTGGTGCGGGACCTCAGCGGACACGGGGTCACGGTCACCGGAGTCATCGAGTCCACGTTTCTGCGTGACCTCCTCTCGTGGATCTTGCCCGCGCTCGTGTTCGTCGGCATCTGGTTCTTCTTCATCCAACGGCTAGGCCAGGCACAGGGCGGCTTCATGAGGGTGGGGCAGTCGAAGGCCAAGATCTACATGGAGAAGGACATCAAAGTAACGTTCGCCGACGTGGCCGGTGTGGACGAGGCCAAGGAAGAACTGCGGGAAGTCGTGGAATTCCTCAAGACGCCGGAGAAGTTCACCAAGCTCGGCGGCAAGATTCCGAAAGGTATCTTGTTGGTTGGTCCACCCGGCACGGGCAAGACCTTGCTGGCCCGGGCCGTCGCAGGCGAGTCCGGCGTGCCGTTTTTCAGTATCAGCGGCTCGGAATTCGTCGAGATGTTCGTGGGGGTCGGGGCGGCCCGCGTGCGCGACCTCTTCGAGCAGGCCAAGAGCAAGGCGCCCTGCATCATCTTCATCGACGAGTTGGACGCCCTCGGCAAGGCGAGGGGAATGGGGCCGATGGCGCACGAGGAGCGCGAACAGACGCTCAACCAACTGCTGGTCGAGATGGACGGCTTCGACCCGCGCATCGGCGTCATCCTCATGGCCGCCACCAATCGTCCGGAAATTCTCGATCCCGCGCTGCTCCGAGCCGGACGATTCGACCGGCACGTCCTCGTGGACCGGCCGGACAAGAACGGCCGGCTCGCCATTCTCAAGGTCCACGCGCGGTCGGTTGCGCTGGGACCGGACGCCGACCTCGGAATCATCGCCGGCATGACACCGGGGTTTTCCGGCGCAGACCTCGCCAACGTAATCAACGAATCCGCCCTCCTGGCCGTCCGGCGGGGGAAAGACCGCGTCGGGAGCGAAGAATTGCAGGAAGCCGTCGAGCGTGTGATCGCAGGCCTGGAGAAGAAAAACCGCGTCCTGAACAAGATGGAGAAGGAACGGGTCGCCTATCATGAAACGGGACATGCGTTGGTCGCGCTGTCCATCCCGGGATCCGATCAGGTACAGAAGATCTCGATTATTCCTCGCGGAATCTCCGCGCTCGGCTATACCCTCCAACTCCCGACCGAGGACCGCTTCCTCATGGCCAAGTCTGAATTGGAGAACAAGATCGCGGTTCTCCTCGGCGGTCGGACCGCCGAGGAGTTGATTTTCGGCGAGGCCTCCACCGGCGCGCAGAACGATCTGTTGAAGGCAACCGACATCGCAAAAAGCATGGTGAAGGCCTACGGCATGAGCGAGAAGATCGGCACAGTGACCCTCGAACAGGAGCGGCAGCCTCAATTCATGCAGATCCAGAGTCCTGCCGAAAAGGGCGACTATTCGGAAGAAACCGCCAGGGAAATTGATTGCGAAGTCCGGCGGATTATTGATGGAGAGTATGAGCGGGTGAAACGGCTTCTCGCCGAGAAAAAGGCTGCCCTGGAAGAAGGGGCCAAGCTTCTGCTGGAGCGGGAGGTCATCACCGGAGAGCAATTGAAAGCCATCATGGACAATCGGTAA
- a CDS encoding histidine kinase, giving the protein MRTTSPLLLALALVGSFLCLFVLTGVLQAEWPEWRWHQMPLHSTMEALGGLASIAMAVMLLQKHDERAGRRLRAPAAGFLGMGILELFHAAAQPGDGFVVLRNMASLIGSAGFVMLGRRRPDHDESGRAWLPWGITAGATLFGILTIAYPDRIPEMIRNGEFTPTAVAPQSFACLFFLAASARLLWDYRQSADRADLVLASLAGLFGMAELMFMYSIPWDGRWWFWHGLRLAAYLLVLGEVGRGYLRTISDLNRSLEHTTLVQRALRESDQDLRRSLEDRERIAQNLHDGIIQSLYAVTLSLERCQRFVTERAGDVVGLLGSAIADLTLVIRDLRGYLVGLEQPILNGRELETAFGSLVRSMAGPAHPLFRLAIDPAAADLVTPEQAAHLLAVAREAVSNSLRHSGATTGMVSLCMDAGHVRLIVEDNGTGCRPSASPNQGHGLKNMAARARALKGRFDILSEPDRGTRIIFDLPDHEASHASA; this is encoded by the coding sequence ATGCGGACCACCTCGCCACTCCTTCTGGCGCTCGCGCTCGTCGGTTCATTTCTCTGTCTCTTCGTACTGACCGGAGTGTTGCAGGCCGAATGGCCCGAGTGGCGCTGGCATCAGATGCCGCTCCACTCGACCATGGAAGCGCTCGGCGGACTGGCCTCCATCGCCATGGCGGTCATGCTGCTGCAGAAGCACGATGAACGTGCCGGTCGTCGGTTGCGTGCTCCGGCGGCGGGGTTCCTCGGCATGGGCATCCTGGAGTTGTTTCACGCGGCGGCGCAGCCGGGCGACGGATTCGTCGTACTGCGGAACATGGCCAGTCTGATCGGCAGCGCGGGATTCGTGATGCTCGGTCGTCGTCGGCCCGATCACGACGAGTCGGGACGAGCCTGGCTGCCCTGGGGCATCACGGCCGGCGCAACGCTCTTCGGGATATTGACGATTGCGTATCCCGATCGGATTCCCGAAATGATTCGGAACGGGGAATTTACCCCGACGGCGGTGGCGCCGCAAAGTTTCGCCTGTCTCTTCTTTCTCGCGGCTTCGGCGCGATTGCTGTGGGATTATCGGCAATCGGCCGACAGAGCGGATCTGGTACTGGCCTCCCTGGCGGGTCTGTTCGGGATGGCGGAACTGATGTTCATGTACTCGATTCCGTGGGACGGCCGCTGGTGGTTCTGGCACGGCCTGCGCCTGGCTGCGTATCTGCTCGTATTAGGGGAGGTGGGGCGCGGCTACCTCCGCACGATCTCGGATCTGAACCGGTCTTTGGAACATACGACGTTGGTCCAGCGAGCGCTGCGGGAAAGTGATCAAGACCTCCGGCGCAGTCTCGAGGATCGGGAACGGATCGCCCAGAATCTTCATGACGGCATCATCCAATCGCTCTATGCGGTCACCTTGAGTCTCGAACGGTGCCAGCGGTTCGTGACGGAGCGCGCCGGCGACGTCGTCGGCCTGTTGGGATCAGCCATCGCCGATCTCACACTCGTCATCCGCGACTTGAGAGGGTATCTGGTCGGACTGGAGCAGCCGATCCTCAACGGACGCGAGTTGGAAACCGCATTCGGTTCCTTGGTACGGAGTATGGCGGGCCCGGCGCATCCGCTCTTCCGGTTGGCGATCGATCCGGCCGCGGCCGACTTGGTCACCCCCGAACAGGCGGCGCATCTGTTGGCAGTCGCCCGGGAGGCCGTGAGCAACAGTCTGCGGCACTCCGGAGCCACAACCGGCATGGTGTCGCTTTGCATGGATGCGGGCCACGTGCGTCTGATCGTGGAAGACAATGGAACGGGATGCCGGCCGTCGGCTTCCCCTAACCAGGGGCACGGGCTCAAGAATATGGCGGCCCGCGCCAGGGCGCTCAAAGGAAGGTTCGATATCCTCTCTGAGCCGGATCGCGGGACGCGCATCATTTTCGATCTGCCTGATCACGAGGCGTCGCATGCGTCGGCCTGA
- a CDS encoding sulfite oxidase: MSAGGAARIISRRTWLTRLLGGIGAAGLLAGGRLAAAPTGEDGDVPRDTGPLTIRVGRPYDAETPAREFVSFLTPNHRFFVRSHFGPPPPEAVGEAGWRLRIAGLVEQSRELTLRDVKRLEAVTVTAVLQCSGNGRAFHRPRVAGVQWERGAVGNAQWTGVRLRDVLRLVGIREDARHVQFQGADRPALATVPLFTRSIPLEKALHPDTILAYEMNGRPLPLLHGAPLRVITPGWMADASTKWLTDITLRSEESDGYYMQTAYRLPLDPLEPGAVADGRRTRPVEAMVVKSLIATPAEGATVPLAPVMIQGVAWSGESRVLAVDLSLDEGKSWQPARFIGEEQPYAWRQWQLAWTPRSAGPVSILCRATDDVGAVQPATSPWNPGGFLWNGWDRVTVTVGD; encoded by the coding sequence ATGAGCGCCGGCGGAGCGGCGAGGATCATCTCGCGTCGAACCTGGTTGACGCGGCTGCTGGGCGGCATCGGCGCGGCAGGGCTTCTGGCCGGCGGACGACTCGCAGCCGCGCCGACCGGCGAGGATGGCGACGTCCCCAGAGATACCGGACCGCTCACGATCCGCGTGGGCCGGCCGTACGACGCCGAAACCCCGGCTCGCGAGTTCGTGTCCTTCCTCACGCCGAATCATCGATTCTTCGTTCGGAGCCACTTCGGTCCTCCTCCGCCGGAGGCCGTCGGCGAAGCCGGCTGGAGACTCCGCATCGCCGGCTTGGTCGAACAATCCCGAGAACTGACTCTCCGCGACGTCAAGCGCCTGGAGGCCGTGACCGTCACCGCGGTGCTGCAGTGCAGCGGCAACGGCCGCGCGTTCCACAGGCCGCGCGTCGCCGGCGTGCAGTGGGAACGTGGAGCGGTCGGCAACGCCCAATGGACCGGTGTGCGACTGCGCGATGTGCTCCGGTTGGTCGGGATCCGTGAGGACGCGCGCCACGTACAATTCCAAGGTGCGGACCGACCGGCGCTCGCAACGGTGCCGCTGTTCACGCGAAGCATTCCGTTGGAGAAAGCGCTTCATCCAGACACGATTCTCGCGTACGAGATGAACGGGCGTCCGCTGCCGCTCCTGCATGGGGCGCCGCTTCGGGTCATCACGCCGGGCTGGATGGCGGACGCCTCTACGAAATGGCTGACCGACATCACCCTGCGGTCCGAGGAATCGGACGGTTATTACATGCAGACGGCCTATCGTCTCCCGCTCGATCCGCTTGAACCGGGAGCAGTGGCGGACGGCCGCCGGACCAGACCGGTGGAAGCGATGGTGGTGAAGTCGCTGATCGCCACGCCGGCAGAAGGCGCCACGGTGCCCTTGGCGCCGGTCATGATTCAGGGCGTGGCTTGGAGCGGGGAATCGAGGGTTCTCGCAGTGGACCTCTCCCTTGACGAAGGGAAGAGCTGGCAGCCGGCCCGGTTTATCGGAGAAGAGCAGCCGTACGCCTGGCGACAATGGCAATTGGCTTGGACCCCACGCAGCGCCGGCCCCGTTTCGATTCTGTGTCGAGCGACGGACGATGTGGGGGCCGTGCAGCCGGCTACGTCGCCCTGGAACCCGGGCGGATTTCTCTGGAACGGCTGGGACCGCGTGACCGTGACGGTCGGGGACTGA
- a CDS encoding OsmC family protein: MKLRATYQRGLQYEITSGRHHVVTDQPVADGGEDAGMSPVELFVGSMAACVAYFVGRFCARHGIPREGLTIEAEWATDERPHRVGRIGLSVHLPHPVPPELKERLLKTAHGCTVHQSVVVTPKLDIELIQSGPGEANA; the protein is encoded by the coding sequence ATGAAACTACGCGCGACCTATCAGCGAGGCCTACAGTACGAGATCACCAGCGGCCGTCATCATGTCGTGACGGATCAACCGGTGGCGGACGGAGGGGAGGACGCCGGCATGAGCCCGGTGGAGCTGTTCGTCGGATCCATGGCTGCTTGTGTCGCCTATTTTGTCGGACGATTCTGTGCGCGGCACGGGATTCCGCGAGAAGGATTGACGATCGAGGCCGAATGGGCGACGGACGAGAGACCGCACCGTGTCGGACGGATTGGGCTGTCTGTGCATCTCCCGCATCCCGTTCCGCCTGAATTGAAGGAGCGACTCCTCAAGACAGCGCATGGCTGCACGGTGCATCAGTCGGTCGTGGTCACGCCCAAGCTCGACATCGAATTGATCCAATCAGGCCCCGGCGAGGCGAATGCATGA
- a CDS encoding c-type cytochrome gives MRAARGLVIGGALLVLAGVMSTPKLLFGSDHQRAKELLEQACVGCHRLQGTAESRFNLRAPDLIWAGSKYQRPWLIRWLTGKEAPLYTKGYRWDLSEGAMKHPVVSEADANAIAEYFEQNNKDPRVNVGAFDVSKVSKFDVTFGGMAYKAHACLGCHTIEENGTLIGGPQSIALQNAGQRYNLDWLYRFGQNPQDFIVHTGEFLADATDPQLRAVIGYLAAQGVKDFTYYEPWTSQEFAHASVDRGTRLYKEYCAQCHGFTGKGDGPAASGLQPKPAIHANIPFEKLPMDYLYNVINHGGAAMGKSPSMPYWNLTIGQQGVADVIAYLKATFRGAPAMANVPSGDQGDACMQPRKTAKAPDGFLSMTNPLPASTGTIHAGKTLFLKTAQPVACVMCHGELGDGKGFMGAALVPPPRNFTCGPMMKDIPDGQLFWIIKNGSPGTGMMSFAALPDDQVWQLIHYIRTLAR, from the coding sequence ATGCGCGCGGCACGCGGGCTGGTCATCGGTGGTGCGTTACTCGTTCTGGCAGGTGTGATGTCGACGCCGAAGTTGCTCTTCGGAAGCGATCACCAGCGCGCCAAGGAGTTGCTCGAGCAGGCCTGCGTCGGATGCCATCGGCTGCAAGGTACGGCCGAGTCGCGCTTCAATCTCAGGGCGCCGGATCTGATTTGGGCCGGCAGCAAGTATCAGCGCCCCTGGCTGATCCGCTGGCTCACCGGGAAAGAAGCGCCGCTCTATACGAAGGGTTATCGCTGGGATCTCAGCGAAGGCGCGATGAAGCACCCGGTCGTCAGCGAGGCCGACGCGAACGCCATCGCCGAGTATTTCGAGCAGAACAACAAAGATCCGCGGGTGAACGTCGGCGCCTTCGACGTGTCGAAGGTGAGCAAATTCGATGTGACGTTCGGCGGGATGGCCTATAAGGCACATGCCTGCCTGGGCTGCCATACGATCGAAGAGAACGGGACGCTCATCGGCGGACCGCAGAGCATCGCGCTTCAGAACGCCGGCCAGCGCTACAACCTGGACTGGCTCTATCGTTTCGGACAGAATCCGCAGGACTTCATCGTCCATACCGGGGAATTTCTCGCCGACGCGACCGATCCGCAACTCCGGGCGGTGATCGGGTATCTTGCCGCGCAGGGGGTCAAGGACTTCACCTACTACGAGCCCTGGACGAGTCAGGAGTTCGCCCATGCGAGCGTCGATCGCGGCACACGACTCTACAAGGAGTATTGCGCCCAGTGCCACGGGTTCACGGGGAAGGGCGACGGTCCTGCCGCTTCAGGACTGCAACCGAAGCCGGCAATCCATGCCAACATCCCGTTCGAGAAACTGCCGATGGATTATCTCTATAACGTGATCAATCACGGCGGCGCAGCCATGGGAAAGTCCCCCAGCATGCCCTATTGGAATCTGACGATCGGCCAGCAGGGCGTGGCCGATGTGATCGCCTACTTGAAGGCGACGTTCAGAGGGGCGCCGGCCATGGCGAATGTGCCGAGCGGAGACCAGGGCGACGCCTGCATGCAACCTCGAAAGACCGCCAAGGCGCCGGACGGCTTCCTCTCAATGACGAATCCGCTTCCCGCCTCAACCGGAACAATCCATGCCGGCAAGACGCTGTTCCTCAAGACCGCACAGCCTGTCGCCTGCGTCATGTGCCATGGCGAGCTGGGGGATGGGAAGGGGTTCATGGGCGCCGCGCTCGTGCCGCCGCCGCGCAACTTCACATGCGGCCCGATGATGAAGGACATACCGGACGGTCAGCTGTTCTGGATCATCAAGAACGGCTCGCCCGGGACCGGCATGATGTCGTTCGCGGCATTGCCGGACGATCAGGTCTGGCAACTGATTCATTACATCAGAACGCTCGCTCGATAG
- a CDS encoding cytochrome c biogenesis protein CcdA, with product MLETLPHTSLLTAFLAGLVSFVSPCILPLVPSYVMVITGLSLDQLSAPLERRIRRRTILGNALCFIGGFSAIFIAFGASASFLGQLLADYQALIRKIGAVIMILFGLQVTGLVRLGFLMVEKRVHLRRPPVGFLGSWLIGATFAAGWTPCVGPILGTLLLYAATADTLADGVTLLAFYALGLGLPLLAAALGLDRCLAYLKQAGPWASLLSKASGIVLIVLGGVLYADAFSNVTAFFERYGIGVAVDLEDGPPG from the coding sequence ATGCTGGAGACTCTGCCACATACGTCCTTGCTGACGGCCTTTCTCGCGGGCTTGGTTTCGTTCGTTTCGCCCTGCATCCTTCCCCTCGTGCCCTCCTATGTCATGGTGATCACCGGACTGTCGCTGGATCAACTGTCAGCCCCGCTCGAGCGCCGGATCCGGCGCAGGACGATCCTCGGCAATGCGCTTTGCTTCATCGGCGGATTCTCGGCGATCTTCATCGCGTTCGGAGCGTCGGCCAGCTTCCTCGGGCAGCTCCTGGCCGACTATCAAGCCCTCATCAGAAAGATCGGCGCGGTGATCATGATCCTGTTCGGCCTGCAAGTGACGGGGCTCGTGCGGCTCGGGTTCCTCATGGTGGAGAAACGTGTCCATCTGCGCCGCCCTCCGGTCGGTTTTCTGGGGTCATGGTTGATCGGCGCCACGTTCGCCGCGGGTTGGACACCCTGTGTCGGTCCGATTCTCGGCACCCTGCTGCTGTATGCCGCCACGGCCGACACCCTGGCCGACGGTGTGACGTTGCTGGCCTTCTACGCGCTGGGACTGGGGTTGCCGCTGCTGGCGGCGGCGCTAGGATTGGACCGTTGTCTCGCCTATCTGAAGCAGGCGGGACCCTGGGCAAGCCTGCTGTCGAAAGCAAGCGGCATTGTCCTCATCGTGCTCGGAGGGGTGCTGTACGCCGATGCCTTCTCGAACGTGACCGCCTTCTTCGAACGGTACGGGATCGGCGTGGCGGTGGATCTGGAGGACGGCCCGCCGGGCTAG
- a CDS encoding acetate/propionate family kinase encodes MPQSTRGSGPFLLTVNGGSSSLRAALFRSENPPVPTVRCLVSRIGLPDSGMVITPAATGESEHRTVAVPDHATGAELLMQWLEQTVGLTHLHAVGHRVVHGGLTYSRPERVTPGMLAELRRISPYDPEHLPSEISLIETIGRQCPHLTQVACFDTAFHHGLPRVASLLPIPRRYAAQGLRRYGFHGLSCAFLMREVARIGKAGEADGRVILAHLGNGASLTAVHRGRSVETTMGFTPTSGLPMSRRSGDLDPGIVAYLARTEGMDVERFHRMVNRESGLLGLSELSPDMRDLLAQETGDPRAAEAVALFCYHAKKGIGALAATLGGLDTLVFSGGIGEHAGPVRARICEGMEFLGITIDPQRNRAGKPVLSRPDGQVTVRLIPTDEESEIARSVYELLGGDSPGNCAASR; translated from the coding sequence ATGCCACAATCGACGCGCGGCTCCGGCCCCTTCCTACTCACCGTCAACGGAGGCTCCTCCAGTCTCAGGGCCGCCTTGTTTCGAAGCGAGAACCCTCCGGTCCCGACGGTACGTTGCTTGGTCAGCCGGATCGGATTACCGGACAGCGGGATGGTGATCACTCCCGCCGCGACCGGGGAGTCGGAGCACCGAACGGTCGCCGTGCCCGATCATGCAACCGGTGCAGAATTGCTCATGCAATGGCTGGAGCAGACCGTCGGCCTCACCCATCTACACGCCGTCGGCCATCGGGTCGTCCATGGCGGCTTGACCTACAGCCGGCCCGAACGTGTGACGCCGGGCATGCTGGCGGAGTTGCGGCGGATCAGCCCGTACGACCCGGAGCACCTGCCGTCGGAAATCTCCTTGATTGAAACCATCGGCCGACAATGTCCGCACCTCACCCAGGTGGCCTGTTTCGACACGGCGTTCCATCACGGCCTGCCCCGCGTGGCGTCCCTGTTGCCCATCCCGCGCCGCTATGCCGCGCAGGGGCTGCGCCGATACGGATTTCACGGCCTGTCCTGCGCTTTTCTGATGCGAGAGGTGGCTCGGATCGGGAAAGCCGGAGAAGCCGACGGCCGAGTCATACTAGCCCATCTCGGCAACGGAGCCAGCCTGACGGCGGTGCATCGGGGCAGGAGCGTGGAGACCACCATGGGGTTTACACCGACCTCGGGTCTGCCGATGAGCCGACGCTCGGGCGACCTGGACCCCGGAATCGTTGCCTACCTGGCTCGAACGGAAGGCATGGACGTGGAACGGTTCCACCGGATGGTCAACAGAGAATCCGGCCTGCTCGGCCTGTCCGAATTGAGTCCGGACATGCGCGACTTGCTGGCGCAGGAAACCGGCGATCCCAGAGCCGCCGAAGCGGTCGCGCTGTTCTGTTACCATGCCAAGAAGGGAATCGGAGCCCTGGCCGCGACATTGGGCGGATTGGACACCCTGGTCTTCAGCGGCGGCATCGGCGAACATGCGGGACCGGTTCGCGCGCGGATCTGCGAGGGCATGGAGTTCTTGGGGATCACGATCGATCCGCAGCGGAACCGCGCCGGCAAACCGGTGCTGTCGAGGCCGGACGGGCAGGTGACCGTTCGACTGATTCCCACCGACGAGGAGAGTGAGATTGCCCGGTCGGTCTACGAACTGCTGGGCGGCGATTCACCGGGAAATTGCGCGGCATCCCGATGA
- a CDS encoding c-type cytochrome yields the protein MRAISGIVIIGSLLSVVLTTAAQEDDSHSIAVALAPRAEGLIVARCTVCHSEELIAQQRLPRERWEAIVEKMTRWGAQVSQDEADLLVRYLSARYHPRAPERLAPIELGTAEPLVPETQADGPLIGVAQRGAGIFEHNCQACHGAGAEGGMGPKLAGNPILKYEDLFWETVLHGRGPMPAWGSVLSQQDIADVHAWLSARETSR from the coding sequence ATGCGGGCCATCTCCGGCATCGTGATCATCGGCAGCCTGTTGTCCGTCGTCTTGACGACGGCCGCGCAGGAAGACGACAGCCATTCGATCGCCGTCGCCCTGGCCCCGCGGGCGGAAGGCCTGATCGTCGCCCGCTGCACCGTCTGCCATAGCGAGGAGCTGATCGCGCAACAGCGGCTCCCGCGCGAGCGATGGGAAGCGATCGTTGAAAAGATGACGCGATGGGGTGCCCAGGTCTCGCAGGATGAGGCGGACCTGCTCGTGCGCTATCTCTCGGCCCGGTACCATCCACGGGCTCCCGAACGGCTTGCGCCGATTGAGCTGGGTACTGCGGAGCCGCTGGTCCCGGAGACACAGGCCGACGGCCCGCTGATCGGCGTGGCGCAACGAGGCGCCGGGATCTTTGAGCACAACTGCCAGGCCTGCCACGGAGCCGGCGCCGAGGGCGGCATGGGACCGAAGCTGGCGGGCAATCCCATCCTCAAGTATGAGGACCTCTTCTGGGAGACGGTCCTGCACGGTCGCGGGCCGATGCCGGCCTGGGGCTCGGTGCTCAGCCAGCAGGACATCGCGGACGTTCATGCGTGGTTGTCGGCAAGGGAAACATCTCGGTGA
- a CDS encoding TlpA disulfide reductase family protein, translating to MVFWAPWCKVCQRELPALATFYERDKPNALRVVSIGFADTRSHVEAFVKERPATFVFPTAYDEDRWTAQAFKVNATPTYVLLDVRGDIVLVHRGGGILQNPQFREFLSTLKG from the coding sequence CTGGTTTTCTGGGCTCCCTGGTGCAAGGTATGTCAGCGTGAACTACCGGCCCTCGCGACGTTTTACGAGCGGGACAAGCCGAACGCTCTCCGGGTCGTGTCGATCGGGTTTGCCGACACGAGGAGCCACGTCGAAGCCTTCGTGAAAGAACGTCCCGCCACCTTCGTCTTTCCGACGGCCTACGATGAAGACCGTTGGACGGCTCAGGCCTTCAAGGTCAACGCTACGCCGACCTACGTGTTGCTGGATGTCCGTGGCGACATTGTGTTGGTCCACCGTGGAGGCGGGATACTCCAGAACCCTCAGTTTCGCGAGTTTCTCTCGACGCTCAAAGGATGA
- a CDS encoding DsrE family protein, with protein sequence MKMPSIMQVPGLALTLFAIGILAGWSNPSHAADGVPNERVKVLYHVDGKDPEVAKYALALINKHIDAEGGPDKIDVELVVHGPALELFEKDNMDAEMTKRFGQIIEKGAKAEMCQVSMKAFGKTIDNLAKGFVATLHPVAVKRIADLQKEGYLYIKP encoded by the coding sequence ATGAAGATGCCATCGATCATGCAGGTACCGGGACTCGCGCTGACGCTGTTTGCCATCGGCATTCTGGCGGGCTGGTCGAATCCGTCTCACGCCGCGGATGGAGTTCCCAATGAAAGGGTCAAGGTGCTGTACCACGTCGACGGGAAGGATCCGGAGGTCGCGAAATACGCACTGGCGCTCATCAACAAACACATCGATGCGGAAGGAGGCCCGGACAAGATCGATGTGGAGCTGGTCGTCCACGGCCCCGCGCTCGAGCTGTTCGAGAAGGACAACATGGATGCCGAGATGACGAAGCGGTTCGGCCAAATCATCGAAAAGGGCGCCAAGGCTGAGATGTGCCAGGTGTCCATGAAGGCCTTCGGGAAGACGATCGACAACTTGGCGAAAGGATTTGTCGCGACGTTGCACCCGGTTGCCGTCAAACGGATCGCGGATCTTCAAAAAGAAGGCTACCTGTACATCAAGCCTTAA
- a CDS encoding DUF2892 domain-containing protein, translated as MPCNLGKVERSIRLLIGILLLGIGAFAGLSPVATGVTLVAGTIALVTGAISFCPLWALLGLNTCAAHPAAKR; from the coding sequence ATGCCGTGCAATCTGGGAAAGGTCGAACGGTCCATCCGTCTTCTGATCGGCATTCTGCTGTTGGGAATCGGAGCCTTCGCCGGCTTGTCGCCGGTGGCGACGGGCGTCACGCTTGTCGCGGGCACCATCGCCTTGGTGACGGGAGCGATCAGCTTCTGCCCGCTGTGGGCACTGCTGGGTCTCAACACCTGTGCCGCTCATCCGGCGGCCAAGCGCTAG